One segment of Prosthecobacter debontii DNA contains the following:
- a CDS encoding ABC transporter permease: MLRFILSRLVQGLLVILAVLCITFVLLKTAPGSPLQSEKNIPEHIQKEWVKSYGLDQPGYVQLWRHIVNFATFTFPPSPKKPGRGSDEIIAQAFPVSATVAVAALLIALGLGIPIGALAAVRANTFEDRGAMLFATLGICTPSMVLGPVIALVFGLKLRWFNAAGWFDADDWVLPAVTLGIIYSGYISRLTRAGLRETLAQDFIRTARAKGASEAAIVFRHAFKLACLPVLNYLGPTAAGLMTGSIVIETVFQLPGLGQHFVGAAVNRDYDLAMPTAAFYAVLIVGFNFVVDVLQALLNPRIGFKS; this comes from the coding sequence ATGCTCCGCTTTATCCTCAGCCGCCTCGTGCAGGGTCTCCTGGTGATCCTGGCGGTGCTGTGCATCACGTTTGTGCTGCTGAAGACCGCTCCGGGTTCGCCGTTACAAAGTGAAAAGAACATTCCCGAACATATTCAGAAAGAATGGGTGAAGTCGTATGGGCTGGATCAACCGGGATATGTGCAACTCTGGCGGCACATTGTTAATTTTGCGACCTTCACCTTTCCGCCTTCTCCCAAAAAACCTGGTCGTGGGTCGGATGAGATTATCGCCCAAGCTTTTCCGGTGTCTGCTACGGTTGCAGTGGCTGCGCTCCTCATTGCCCTCGGGCTGGGTATTCCCATCGGAGCCCTGGCTGCGGTGCGGGCGAATACCTTTGAAGATCGGGGTGCCATGCTCTTTGCCACCCTGGGCATCTGCACCCCGAGCATGGTGCTGGGGCCGGTCATCGCGCTTGTGTTTGGCCTTAAGTTGCGCTGGTTCAATGCGGCCGGGTGGTTCGATGCGGATGACTGGGTGCTGCCTGCGGTGACCCTCGGCATCATCTACAGCGGCTACATCTCCCGGCTCACGCGTGCGGGTCTGCGAGAAACCCTGGCGCAGGATTTCATCCGCACGGCACGGGCCAAAGGTGCCTCGGAGGCGGCCATTGTCTTTCGACATGCTTTCAAGCTGGCCTGTCTTCCCGTGCTCAATTACCTGGGGCCGACTGCCGCCGGGTTGATGACGGGCTCCATCGTCATCGAGACCGTCTTCCAGTTGCCCGGTCTGGGCCAGCACTTCGTGGGAGCGGCGGTGAACCGGGACTACGATCTCGCCATGCCTACAGCAGCCTTTTACGCCGTGCTGATCGTCGGTTTTAACTTCGTGGTGGATGTCCTCCAGGCTCTGCTGAACCCCCGCATCGGTTTCAAATCATGA
- a CDS encoding thioredoxin domain-containing protein, whose translation MSDRDTTPKHTNALIREKSPYLLQHAHNPVNWLPWGEEAIAKAKAEDKPIFLSSGYSTCHWCHVMERESFENDEVADYLNEHFISIKVDREERPDVDLTYMTYVQAASGGGGWPMSVFMTPELKPFFGGTYFPPENTQGRIGFKNLLKELHKAWTEDREKVLAGAERSVSKLQEYLDGENNATEVKSEAVMLKAYDDLASNYDYHEAGFSGAPKFPRSTSINLLLRIHQSWAKDEARKSEADWAAEMSVKTLRAMANGGIWDHVGGGMHRYSVDAYWHIPHYEKMLYDQGQLLWAYAEGYLITESPFLADTAREIVTYVARDLRHPQGGFFSAEDADSYAQEGDDHKKEGAFYVWTAAEIDERLGKEEGGIFRYSFGARRDGNARPESDPHGELAGVNTLFRAYSVKKTAEFFKKTPEEVLDIQRRGLKTLFEARSKRLRPHLDDKVITAWNGLMISGLARAGAALGEPSFLKLAAEAAQFLHDELCATPGKGLHRSWREGGRGPKGFATDYACLVHGLLDLYQAGFDIQWLKWAAALQEEMDGLFLDPDKGGYYSVHTDMAHAVLRIKEDYDGAEPSPNSLAALNLARLAAMLHQERYAEQARKITSLFGHTLESSPSAVPVLVMGADFLARGQQQIVLAGDKTTPEFQALTAVVQRRLLPHAVILHADGGEAQAWLGEQNEAFTAMHPVNGQATAYVCQNYACQAPVTTADALAKLLA comes from the coding sequence ATGAGCGACCGCGATACGACCCCCAAGCACACGAATGCCCTGATCCGCGAAAAATCGCCATATCTGCTCCAGCATGCCCACAATCCCGTAAACTGGCTGCCCTGGGGGGAGGAAGCGATCGCGAAGGCCAAGGCGGAGGATAAGCCCATCTTCCTCTCCAGCGGCTACTCCACCTGCCACTGGTGCCATGTGATGGAGCGGGAGTCCTTTGAAAATGACGAGGTGGCCGACTACCTGAATGAACACTTCATCTCCATCAAGGTAGACCGCGAGGAGCGCCCGGATGTGGATCTCACCTACATGACCTACGTGCAGGCCGCCAGTGGTGGTGGCGGCTGGCCCATGAGTGTGTTCATGACGCCTGAGCTGAAACCCTTCTTCGGCGGCACCTATTTCCCGCCGGAAAACACCCAGGGGCGCATCGGTTTCAAAAATCTGCTCAAGGAACTGCACAAAGCCTGGACGGAAGATCGCGAAAAAGTACTGGCCGGAGCCGAACGTTCCGTCTCGAAGCTGCAGGAGTATCTGGACGGCGAAAACAACGCCACGGAGGTGAAGTCCGAGGCTGTGATGCTGAAAGCCTACGACGACCTCGCCAGCAACTACGACTACCACGAGGCAGGTTTCAGCGGAGCGCCCAAGTTCCCCCGCTCCACGTCCATCAATCTGCTCCTGCGCATCCATCAATCGTGGGCTAAGGATGAAGCTCGCAAAAGCGAGGCGGACTGGGCGGCGGAGATGTCGGTGAAAACCCTTCGCGCCATGGCCAATGGCGGCATCTGGGACCACGTGGGCGGCGGCATGCACCGCTACTCCGTGGATGCCTACTGGCACATCCCACACTATGAAAAGATGCTTTATGATCAGGGCCAGCTTCTGTGGGCCTATGCCGAGGGGTATCTCATCACCGAGTCGCCGTTTCTAGCGGATACGGCGCGCGAGATCGTCACCTATGTGGCCCGGGATCTGCGGCATCCTCAAGGCGGGTTCTTCTCCGCAGAAGATGCGGATAGCTACGCCCAGGAAGGGGATGACCATAAAAAGGAAGGTGCCTTCTATGTCTGGACCGCGGCGGAGATCGATGAACGGCTGGGTAAGGAGGAAGGAGGCATCTTTCGCTACTCCTTCGGCGCACGTCGGGATGGCAATGCCCGACCTGAGAGTGATCCCCACGGTGAACTGGCGGGCGTGAATACCCTCTTCCGGGCCTACTCCGTGAAGAAAACGGCGGAGTTTTTCAAAAAGACCCCCGAGGAGGTGCTGGACATTCAACGGCGCGGATTGAAAACCCTGTTCGAAGCCCGCAGCAAGCGTCTGCGCCCGCATCTGGATGACAAGGTGATCACGGCCTGGAACGGACTCATGATCAGCGGTCTGGCTCGCGCAGGAGCGGCCCTGGGTGAACCCAGCTTCCTGAAACTGGCCGCCGAGGCCGCGCAGTTCCTGCATGATGAACTGTGCGCGACACCGGGGAAAGGCCTACACCGGAGCTGGCGTGAGGGCGGGCGTGGGCCGAAGGGCTTTGCCACCGATTACGCCTGCCTCGTTCATGGCCTGCTGGATCTGTATCAGGCGGGTTTTGACATCCAGTGGCTGAAGTGGGCAGCTGCGCTCCAGGAGGAGATGGACGGTCTCTTTCTCGATCCCGACAAAGGCGGCTACTACAGTGTCCACACCGACATGGCCCACGCCGTTTTGCGCATCAAGGAGGACTATGACGGCGCCGAACCGTCGCCCAACTCCCTCGCCGCGCTGAATTTGGCTCGCCTCGCCGCCATGCTGCATCAGGAGCGTTATGCCGAGCAGGCGCGGAAGATCACCTCCCTCTTCGGCCATACCCTGGAGAGCAGCCCCTCCGCTGTGCCCGTGCTGGTGATGGGGGCCGATTTCCTGGCTCGCGGACAGCAGCAGATCGTGCTGGCCGGGGATAAAACCACACCTGAGTTCCAGGCCCTGACCGCAGTGGTCCAGCGCCGTCTGCTACCGCACGCCGTCATCCTGCATGCGGATGGTGGTGAGGCGCAGGCCTGGCTCGGCGAGCAAAATGAAGCCTTCACGGCCATGCACCCTGTGAACGGTCAAGCCACCGCCTACGTCTGCCAAAACTACGCCTGCCAGGCCCCCGTCACCACGGCGGACGCGCTGGCGAAGCTGTTGGCCTAA
- a CDS encoding plastocyanin/azurin family copper-binding protein yields the protein MSAHSTPASKESGSFWSLANVILAIVVGGFTLFWAVMLFFGAVSQTSGWEKAKAEEKTAAAAPAAEKSAPAPAAAPAATTEAPAPAATAAVPAPAASTAAPAEITIKPDTANPLAYDTKEFKVKAGQIVKLTFNNTHPAVPQPHNIVIGTAGSKDKLMGLAMQMATAPDGMAKGFIPAAPEVLFHTKLLQPNTSETIEFTAPAAGEYPYLCTFPGHGAIMNGVMKVE from the coding sequence ATGTCTGCCCATTCTACCCCCGCTTCCAAAGAATCCGGATCCTTCTGGAGCCTTGCCAATGTGATCCTTGCCATCGTCGTCGGCGGTTTCACTCTTTTCTGGGCCGTGATGCTGTTCTTCGGAGCTGTCTCCCAGACCTCGGGCTGGGAGAAAGCCAAGGCTGAAGAAAAAACCGCCGCTGCCGCACCTGCTGCTGAGAAATCCGCCCCAGCTCCTGCGGCCGCACCCGCAGCCACAACAGAAGCGCCTGCTCCAGCTGCCACCGCTGCGGTACCTGCTCCAGCAGCTTCCACCGCAGCCCCTGCGGAGATCACCATCAAGCCAGACACCGCCAACCCTCTGGCCTACGACACCAAAGAATTTAAGGTCAAAGCTGGCCAGATCGTGAAGCTGACCTTCAACAACACCCATCCTGCCGTGCCTCAGCCGCACAACATCGTCATCGGCACCGCCGGCTCCAAGGACAAGCTCATGGGCCTAGCCATGCAGATGGCCACTGCTCCAGATGGCATGGCCAAAGGCTTCATCCCTGCGGCTCCTGAGGTCCTGTTCCACACCAAGCTGCTCCAGCCCAACACCAGCGAAACCATCGAGTTCACCGCTCCTGCCGCTGGCGAATACCCTTACCTCTGCACCTTCCCTGGCCACGGCGCCATCATGAACGGTGTGATGAAGGTGGAGTAG
- a CDS encoding P-II family nitrogen regulator — MKKVEAIIKPFKLEDVKEALSEVGVEGMTVVEVKGFGRQKGHTEIYRGSEYTVDFLPKVKIEVVVEDARSETVVDAIVKAANTGKIGDGKVFVSEVIEAVRIRTGERGADAISGS; from the coding sequence ATGAAAAAAGTCGAAGCGATCATCAAGCCCTTCAAACTCGAGGACGTCAAAGAAGCTCTCTCTGAAGTGGGAGTGGAAGGAATGACCGTCGTCGAAGTCAAAGGATTCGGACGTCAAAAAGGTCACACCGAGATCTACCGCGGTTCTGAATACACCGTTGATTTCCTCCCGAAGGTCAAGATTGAAGTCGTCGTCGAAGACGCTCGCAGCGAAACCGTGGTTGACGCCATCGTGAAAGCCGCCAATACCGGTAAAATCGGTGACGGCAAAGTGTTCGTCAGCGAAGTGATCGAAGCTGTCCGCATCCGCACGGGTGAGCGCGGTGCCGACGCCATCTCCGGTTCCTAA
- a CDS encoding phosphatidate cytidylyltransferase, with amino-acid sequence MSSDTAAPPPSKRRVFVSRLFSTLLLWAIIWAAVQWEKNWLLIALTGFFGVAGAVEYYRLLRIDAQARSFNLLGLVICVAYWITMTWWVVRVKQTPPMWLELAALTASVHGAFLLCYRHQLEGTVTLQRIFSTVFGVVYTVIFFGFIARLMYFNGDGQSATGLFLVIYLVMVTKFSDMGAYAFGVVLGKHKMIPHISPAKSWEGLVGAFVTSFLAAVIMLWWKADSGELAPMTWLHGLLLAPVLCAAGITGDLAESVIKRCTAIKDSGHAFPGIGGILDLTDSLLFTAPVFYFYLEAISA; translated from the coding sequence ATGAGTTCCGACACCGCCGCCCCTCCGCCCAGCAAGCGTCGTGTCTTCGTCTCCCGGCTTTTCAGCACGCTTTTGCTGTGGGCCATCATCTGGGCTGCGGTGCAGTGGGAGAAAAACTGGCTGCTCATCGCGCTCACGGGTTTCTTCGGGGTGGCTGGTGCGGTGGAGTATTATCGCCTGCTGCGCATCGATGCTCAGGCGCGTTCTTTTAATCTCCTCGGGCTGGTCATCTGCGTGGCCTACTGGATCACCATGACGTGGTGGGTGGTGCGGGTGAAGCAGACGCCGCCGATGTGGCTGGAGCTGGCCGCACTGACCGCCAGTGTGCATGGGGCCTTCCTGCTGTGTTATCGCCATCAGCTCGAGGGCACAGTGACGCTCCAGCGCATCTTCTCCACCGTGTTCGGGGTGGTTTACACCGTCATCTTCTTCGGTTTCATCGCCCGCCTGATGTATTTTAATGGCGATGGGCAATCCGCCACCGGCCTGTTCCTGGTCATCTATCTGGTGATGGTGACGAAGTTCAGCGACATGGGGGCCTATGCTTTTGGGGTGGTGCTGGGTAAGCACAAGATGATCCCGCACATCAGCCCGGCGAAGTCTTGGGAGGGATTGGTGGGAGCCTTCGTGACCTCTTTCCTCGCGGCAGTGATCATGCTGTGGTGGAAGGCGGACAGCGGTGAACTCGCCCCCATGACCTGGCTGCACGGTCTGCTACTGGCCCCGGTGCTGTGCGCGGCAGGGATCACGGGTGATCTGGCCGAGTCCGTCATCAAGCGCTGCACGGCGATCAAGGACTCCGGTCACGCTTTCCCCGGCATTGGCGGCATTTTGGATCTCACCGACAGCCTGCTCTTCACCGCTCCGGTGTTTTACTTTTATCTGGAGGCCATCTCCGCTTAA
- a CDS encoding 1-deoxy-D-xylulose-5-phosphate reductoisomerase: protein MASAQRRKVLLLGSTGSIGTSALKVARDIPDRMEIVGLAAARSVEALVQQVQETGVKQVALTDEVAAAQARALLPADVTLHVGASGLVDLVRASDADMVLVAIVGVAGLAPALAAIEEGKHLAVASKEILVMAGEAVMEAAKRKGVDILPVDSEHNAIFQCLEGHRHSEVRRILLTASGGPFRQLPAEQLPQVSVAQALKHPTWSMGRKITIDSATLFNKGLEMIEARWLFDVPMSQIEVVVHPQSIVHSMVEFSDNSVIAQLSHSDMCFPIQYAVTWPDRVPNNLRPLDFAKLAALHFEAPRTQDFPALDLARHAGEVGGTLPAVLNAANEVAVEAFLSERTSFPAIWQTVARVMDKHEVIQHPDLETLIEADAWARRIAAE, encoded by the coding sequence ATGGCATCGGCACAGCGACGCAAAGTTCTCCTCCTCGGCTCCACAGGCTCCATCGGCACCAGCGCCCTGAAGGTGGCGCGGGATATCCCCGACCGCATGGAGATCGTCGGACTCGCTGCGGCCCGCAGTGTGGAGGCTCTGGTGCAGCAGGTGCAGGAGACGGGTGTCAAACAAGTGGCGCTGACGGATGAAGTCGCTGCGGCTCAGGCCCGCGCGCTTTTGCCCGCTGATGTGACCCTGCATGTCGGGGCCAGCGGTCTGGTGGATCTCGTTCGTGCCAGTGATGCGGACATGGTGCTGGTGGCCATCGTCGGCGTGGCAGGTCTCGCTCCTGCGCTGGCCGCCATCGAGGAAGGCAAGCATCTGGCCGTGGCCAGCAAAGAGATCCTGGTCATGGCTGGTGAAGCCGTGATGGAAGCCGCCAAGCGTAAGGGCGTGGACATCCTGCCCGTGGATAGCGAGCACAACGCCATTTTTCAATGTCTGGAAGGCCACCGCCACAGCGAGGTGCGGCGCATCCTGCTCACCGCCAGCGGCGGTCCTTTCCGCCAACTTCCTGCCGAGCAACTTCCCCAGGTGAGCGTGGCGCAGGCTCTGAAGCACCCCACCTGGAGCATGGGCCGCAAGATCACCATCGACTCCGCCACGCTCTTCAACAAAGGCTTGGAGATGATCGAGGCGCGCTGGCTCTTCGATGTTCCCATGAGCCAGATCGAGGTGGTGGTGCACCCGCAGAGCATCGTCCACAGCATGGTGGAGTTTAGCGATAACAGCGTCATCGCCCAGCTCAGCCACAGCGACATGTGTTTTCCCATCCAGTATGCGGTGACGTGGCCGGACCGCGTGCCGAACAATCTGCGCCCGCTGGACTTTGCGAAGCTGGCTGCCTTGCACTTCGAGGCCCCGCGCACACAGGACTTCCCCGCACTGGATCTCGCTCGCCACGCTGGAGAGGTGGGCGGCACCCTGCCTGCGGTTCTCAATGCCGCCAATGAAGTGGCCGTGGAGGCTTTCCTCAGTGAGCGCACGTCCTTTCCCGCCATCTGGCAAACCGTGGCCCGCGTGATGGATAAACACGAGGTCATCCAGCATCCCGATCTGGAAACGCTGATTGAGGCGGATGCCTGGGCGAGACGAATCGCAGCGGAGTGA
- a CDS encoding ion transporter produces MPPVPPRLRFLDLLVLLLSIYVIAVLLVHLTVKLPENVVELMCYLDWTVCGVFFMDFVIRFRKAESKLAFMRWGWIDLLSCIPADIFSLGRAVRIVQIVRILRAFRSARAIMAYLHQNRARSLAGTTVLMALVLLLFSMIAILVVEQDASSNIKTPMDALWWGVTTMTTVGYGDRYPVTMEGRFVAMVLMITGVGLFGVLTGLFARFFVEPELKREETDIKELTAEIRHLRERLEKLELKPKEESDLPHTNDRCGFHNE; encoded by the coding sequence ATGCCCCCGGTGCCGCCGCGTTTGCGCTTTTTGGATCTTCTGGTGCTGCTGCTTTCCATCTATGTGATCGCGGTACTGCTGGTGCATCTCACGGTGAAGCTGCCGGAGAATGTGGTGGAGCTGATGTGCTACCTGGACTGGACGGTGTGCGGGGTGTTCTTCATGGATTTTGTCATTCGCTTTCGCAAAGCGGAGTCGAAGCTGGCCTTCATGCGCTGGGGGTGGATCGATCTGCTGTCCTGCATCCCGGCGGATATCTTTTCGTTAGGCCGTGCGGTGCGCATCGTGCAGATCGTCAGGATCCTGCGTGCCTTCCGCTCTGCCCGCGCCATCATGGCCTACCTGCACCAGAACCGTGCCCGCAGTCTGGCAGGCACCACGGTGCTGATGGCGCTGGTGCTGCTGCTGTTTTCCATGATCGCCATCCTGGTGGTGGAGCAGGACGCGAGCTCGAACATCAAGACCCCCATGGATGCGCTGTGGTGGGGCGTAACCACGATGACCACCGTCGGCTACGGAGATCGCTATCCCGTGACGATGGAGGGGCGCTTCGTGGCCATGGTGCTGATGATCACCGGCGTCGGGTTATTCGGTGTGCTCACAGGTTTGTTCGCCCGCTTCTTTGTCGAGCCCGAGCTGAAGCGTGAGGAGACTGACATCAAGGAATTGACCGCCGAGATTCGTCACCTGCGCGAGCGGCTGGAGAAGCTGGAGCTGAAACCGAAGGAGGAGAGTGATCTACCCCACACGAATGACCGCTGCGGTTTTCACAATGAATGA
- a CDS encoding 3-keto-disaccharide hydrolase: protein MKAPLFTSLLALATASGLLAETNVPPEGFTPLFNGKDLSGWYGWGTRDPSELWAMSPEEQADYKKKSVEGGAVDKNGKPTDDHINAHWKVENGELVNDGKGLYLTTDKDYGDFELWVEYKALPLGDSGVYLRGIPQVQIWDPNEEDPKGLGRAKGSGGLWNNSPGTEGKDPSKLMDKPLGEWNSFKITMIGERVTVIFNGEKVVDNAVLENFFANKKAGYLAYVKPKEGEVAPPKPAGFMKDPAFAKGPIQLQTHGSEIRWRNVYIREITPAEADKALAGSDEGFTELVNGKDLSNWQGSTDNYEMKDGAIYCKAGKGGDLLSQEEYGDCIIRTEFILPEAGNNGIALRTPLTGNAAWEGLELQVIDSDGYNAKMAAAGKAGLKDYQYHGSVYGLIGAKHGYLRPVGQWNYQEVTVKGQHITVTLNGTKILDADLSQVDRSKLDPKHTPKGLDKTSGFIGFAGHNDPVGFRSFRVKRL, encoded by the coding sequence ATGAAAGCACCGCTTTTTACCTCCCTGCTCGCCCTGGCCACCGCCTCGGGTTTGCTCGCTGAAACCAATGTCCCGCCGGAGGGTTTCACCCCCCTGTTCAATGGCAAGGATCTCTCCGGCTGGTATGGCTGGGGCACGCGTGATCCCAGCGAACTCTGGGCCATGAGCCCCGAGGAGCAGGCGGACTACAAAAAGAAATCCGTGGAAGGCGGGGCCGTGGATAAAAACGGCAAACCCACCGACGACCACATCAACGCCCACTGGAAGGTGGAAAACGGGGAGCTGGTCAACGATGGCAAAGGCCTCTACCTCACCACCGACAAAGATTACGGCGACTTCGAACTCTGGGTGGAATACAAAGCCCTGCCGCTGGGGGACAGCGGCGTCTATCTGCGCGGCATCCCGCAGGTGCAGATTTGGGACCCCAATGAGGAAGACCCCAAAGGCCTCGGCCGTGCCAAAGGCTCCGGCGGTCTCTGGAACAACAGCCCCGGCACCGAAGGCAAGGACCCCTCCAAGCTCATGGATAAGCCGCTGGGGGAGTGGAACAGCTTCAAGATCACCATGATCGGCGAGCGCGTGACCGTGATCTTCAACGGTGAGAAGGTGGTGGACAACGCCGTGCTGGAAAACTTCTTCGCTAACAAAAAGGCCGGTTATCTGGCTTATGTGAAACCCAAAGAAGGCGAAGTGGCTCCACCCAAGCCCGCCGGTTTCATGAAGGACCCCGCCTTTGCCAAAGGCCCCATCCAGCTCCAGACCCACGGCAGTGAGATCCGCTGGCGCAACGTTTATATTCGCGAGATCACCCCCGCCGAGGCTGACAAGGCCCTGGCTGGGAGCGATGAAGGCTTCACCGAACTCGTCAACGGCAAGGACCTCAGCAACTGGCAGGGCTCCACCGACAACTACGAGATGAAAGACGGCGCAATCTACTGCAAGGCCGGTAAGGGGGGCGATCTCCTCAGCCAGGAAGAATACGGCGACTGCATCATCCGCACCGAGTTCATCCTGCCCGAGGCCGGGAACAACGGCATCGCCCTACGCACCCCGCTGACAGGGAACGCCGCTTGGGAAGGACTGGAACTCCAGGTCATCGATAGCGATGGCTACAACGCCAAGATGGCTGCCGCAGGCAAAGCCGGGCTGAAGGACTACCAGTATCACGGCTCCGTCTATGGCCTCATCGGTGCCAAGCACGGCTACCTGCGCCCCGTCGGTCAGTGGAACTACCAGGAAGTGACCGTGAAAGGCCAGCACATCACCGTGACCCTCAACGGCACCAAGATCCTGGATGCCGACCTGAGCCAGGTGGACCGCAGCAAGCTCGACCCCAAACACACCCCCAAAGGCCTCGATAAAACCAGCGGCTTCATCGGCTTCGCGGGTCACAACGACCCTGTCGGCTTCCGCAGCTTCCGCGTGAAGCGGCTGTGA
- a CDS encoding N-formylglutamate amidohydrolase — protein MRGKIPLRCLVLLGMWTLQAAGQTPDVSNYIESSPGTLPIILTAPHGGDLKPASLLTRRYGVTAKDSNTRELSLLIAQELEKRYGGRPHLVICRLHRSKLDCNRELTEAAQGDPTAIAAWQRFHAEAEAQEKAVIQRHGTGLTLDIHGHRHEDPRVELGYLLTSKLLNTVSDAQLDRDAHYRTLTSLRTLSGQTPHRFSDLIRGPSSLGALLEAKGFHCLPSPSKPSPGQAAYFSGAYDITAHGSRDDAGPISAIQLECPWEGVRDTPAHQRRFAQALAECLGTYFETHFQRPLSASFKSSDIGQ, from the coding sequence ATGCGTGGAAAAATTCCGCTCCGTTGTCTGGTCTTGCTGGGGATGTGGACGCTGCAAGCGGCGGGCCAAACGCCGGACGTCTCGAACTACATTGAGAGCTCCCCAGGCACCCTCCCCATCATCCTCACCGCTCCGCATGGCGGAGACCTGAAACCCGCCAGCCTGCTCACCCGCCGTTATGGAGTGACGGCCAAGGACTCCAACACACGAGAGCTGAGCCTGCTCATCGCACAGGAGCTGGAGAAACGCTACGGCGGTCGGCCGCATCTGGTCATCTGCCGCCTGCATCGGTCTAAACTAGACTGCAATCGTGAGCTGACGGAAGCTGCTCAGGGAGATCCAACCGCCATCGCCGCTTGGCAGCGTTTTCATGCGGAAGCTGAGGCCCAGGAGAAAGCGGTGATTCAACGTCACGGGACGGGCTTGACGCTCGACATCCACGGTCATCGGCATGAGGACCCGCGCGTGGAATTGGGTTATCTACTCACAAGTAAGCTCCTGAATACCGTCAGTGACGCTCAGTTGGATCGTGATGCTCACTATCGCACTCTCACCAGTCTGCGCACCTTGAGTGGTCAGACGCCTCACCGTTTTTCCGACCTCATCCGTGGTCCGAGCAGCCTCGGGGCACTTCTGGAAGCCAAGGGCTTCCACTGCCTGCCTAGCCCCTCGAAGCCCTCTCCCGGTCAGGCGGCCTACTTCAGCGGTGCCTATGACATCACCGCCCACGGCTCGCGAGATGATGCAGGCCCTATCAGTGCCATCCAACTGGAGTGCCCTTGGGAAGGTGTACGTGACACTCCGGCTCATCAGCGCCGTTTTGCCCAAGCTCTGGCGGAGTGTCTCGGCACATATTTTGAAACTCACTTTCAACGGCCTCTCAGTGCCTCGTTCAAGAGCAGCGATATCGGCCAATGA
- a CDS encoding outer membrane protein assembly factor BamB family protein encodes MIRPSFLLPCLALTVSGFTHAENWPEWRGESGQGLSAARGLPETWSETSGVAWKTELPGRGHSTPVIWGEQIWMTTAVEKAASAAEAERRLKSNTGDQPVTVLESVSLRALCVDKTTGKLLHDVELLNVKEPQWVHQLNSYASPSPIIEEGRLYAHFGSFGTACLDTTTQQVLWQNQEVQIMHENGPGSTPVLWEDLLIIHFDGSDQQFIAAFNKKDGKLVWKTKRTGELRENPQQRKAYGTPLVVTMQGKPVVVSPAADWVYGYEPATGKELWKLPYGELGFSMSVRPVADAERVYFSTCFGKSQVMALRYAGVETPEIAWRNNRNAPKMCSPVVTGDLLFYVDDGGIVSCVDALTGESYYRERLGGKFSASPILADHKLYFASREGVVTVIPATKEFKILSQNTLDGGIMASPVAVDGALYLRTDKALYRIGK; translated from the coding sequence ATGATCCGCCCTTCTTTTCTCCTGCCTTGCTTGGCCCTCACCGTCTCCGGTTTCACCCACGCGGAAAACTGGCCGGAATGGCGCGGGGAGAGTGGGCAGGGCCTGAGTGCCGCGCGGGGTCTGCCGGAGACCTGGAGCGAGACCAGCGGTGTGGCGTGGAAGACGGAGCTGCCCGGACGTGGGCACTCCACACCGGTGATCTGGGGCGAACAGATCTGGATGACCACCGCAGTGGAAAAGGCCGCCAGTGCAGCGGAGGCGGAGCGACGTCTGAAGAGCAATACCGGGGATCAACCCGTAACGGTGCTGGAGTCGGTCAGCCTCCGGGCGCTGTGTGTGGATAAGACCACCGGCAAGCTGCTGCATGATGTGGAGCTGCTGAATGTGAAGGAACCGCAGTGGGTGCATCAGCTCAATAGTTATGCCTCTCCCAGCCCCATCATTGAGGAAGGGCGGCTGTATGCGCACTTTGGCAGCTTTGGCACCGCTTGTCTGGACACCACGACACAGCAGGTGCTGTGGCAGAATCAGGAGGTGCAGATCATGCATGAAAACGGTCCCGGCTCGACGCCAGTGCTGTGGGAGGATCTGCTCATCATTCATTTCGATGGTAGTGACCAGCAGTTCATCGCCGCGTTTAACAAAAAGGATGGTAAGCTGGTCTGGAAGACGAAGCGCACGGGCGAGCTGCGGGAGAATCCGCAGCAGCGTAAGGCCTACGGCACGCCGCTGGTGGTGACCATGCAGGGGAAACCCGTGGTGGTGAGCCCAGCGGCAGATTGGGTCTATGGCTATGAACCGGCGACGGGGAAGGAACTGTGGAAGCTGCCCTATGGTGAACTGGGTTTCTCCATGTCCGTGCGGCCCGTCGCGGATGCGGAGCGGGTTTACTTCAGCACCTGCTTTGGCAAATCTCAGGTCATGGCGCTGCGCTACGCGGGCGTAGAGACGCCGGAGATCGCTTGGCGTAACAATCGCAATGCACCGAAGATGTGCTCACCGGTGGTGACGGGAGATCTGCTCTTTTACGTGGATGATGGCGGCATTGTCAGCTGTGTGGATGCGCTGACGGGGGAGTCCTATTATCGTGAACGCCTGGGGGGTAAATTCAGTGCGTCCCCCATCCTGGCGGATCACAAACTCTACTTCGCGAGTCGCGAGGGCGTGGTGACGGTCATCCCCGCCACGAAGGAGTTCAAAATCCTTTCCCAGAACACCCTGGACGGCGGCATCATGGCCAGCCCCGTGGCCGTGGATGGTGCGCTGTATCTACGCACGGACAAAGCGCTGTATCGGATCGGGAAATGA